CAGCTCCTCGCGCTTGAGGCTGGACGCCAGGATCGCGATGCGGTTGTAGTCCTCATTCACGCCAATCTGGTCTTCGTCGCGCGCGCCCGACTGGCCCGCCAGGTTGTCCTGGCCTTGCAGCGGCAGGCGCTGGATCAGCAGGCCTGCGGCCATTTTGTCGTCGGCCGCGAGCACCAGCCGCGTGTCGAGCTGCTCGCTCTGCAGCATGTAGTGCTCGATCACCTCGCTGAGTTTCTCGAGCTTTTCGCGCTTGTCGCCAAACAACGGCACCACGCCCTGGTAAGGCTGCTGGCCCGGCAGGCGGTCCGTGGGGTCGAGCGTGATGGCGCAACGGCCCTGGTTGGTCACGTTGACCATGTGCGAGAGCGGCGCATCGGCCGCCACCTCGCCCACCACGGTGGCGGTGGCGCGCAGGCGCAGGTCGGGCTGCACTTCGGCCACGGCCAGCTTCACCGGGCCATCGCCCATGATCTGCATGATCAGCGCGCCGTTGAATTTGATGTTGGCCTGCATCAGCGTGGCCGCCGCCGTCATTTCACCCAGCAGCTCCGTGACGGCCTCGGGGTAGCCGCCCGCTTCGCGATGGCGCTGCAGGATTTCCTGCCAGGCGTCGGTCAGGCGCACGAGCATGCCGCGCACGGGCAGGCCTTCGAAGACGAATTTGTGGAGTTCGGACACGCGGTGCTTTCTGGGGCGTTCAAAAAAAATGCGAAGCGGTTCAGATGGGATTCAACCGACCTTTTTCAAGCCCTTGCGGTAGCGCGCGGCATTGGCGATATAGCTGCGCGCGCTGCGGCGCAGGCCTTCGATTTGTTCAGGAGAGAGCGACTTCACCACCCGCGCCGGGCTGCCGAGGATCATGCTGCCGTCGGGGAACTCCTTGCCTTCGGTGACCAGCGCGCCCGCGCCCACCAGGCAGTTCTTGCCGATCTTCGCGCCGTTGAGCACGGTAGCGCCAATGCCGATCAGCGATTCATCGCCGATGGTGCAGCCGTGCAGCATCACCTGGTGGCCTACGGTCACGTTGTCGCCCACGGTGGTGGGCACGCCAACGTCCGCGTGAAGCACGCTGCCGTCCTGGATGTTGGAGCCACGCCCGATCGTGATGGTCGCTGTATCGCCCCGTATCACCGCGCCGAACCAGACGCTGCTGTCTTCGGCCATCACCACGTCGCCGATCACCGAGGCGCAGTCGGCAACCCAGGCGGAGTCGGCCATGCGGGGAGCGGTTCCATCGAGTTCGTAAAGGGCCATCGGGCGTTCTCCTGTGGGGTCTGCATTCTCAAAACCTAGAATTGTAGGGATGCAAGCGCCCGCTCACCCGACACCTCCGCCCTTGACCTCGCTGCGCGCACGAGCATTGGGGGCGCTG
The sequence above is a segment of the Hydrogenophaga sp. BPS33 genome. Coding sequences within it:
- the hslO gene encoding Hsp33 family molecular chaperone HslO, which encodes MSELHKFVFEGLPVRGMLVRLTDAWQEILQRHREAGGYPEAVTELLGEMTAAATLMQANIKFNGALIMQIMGDGPVKLAVAEVQPDLRLRATATVVGEVAADAPLSHMVNVTNQGRCAITLDPTDRLPGQQPYQGVVPLFGDKREKLEKLSEVIEHYMLQSEQLDTRLVLAADDKMAAGLLIQRLPLQGQDNLAGQSGARDEDQIGVNEDYNRIAILASSLKREELLGLDADTILRRLFWEEDVRRFEPLTGESGPRFACTCSRDRVSNMLRSLGRDEVESILSEQGQVEVGCEFCGAKYRFDPVDAAQVFLQPAQQVPASDQKH
- a CDS encoding gamma carbonic anhydrase family protein; amino-acid sequence: MALYELDGTAPRMADSAWVADCASVIGDVVMAEDSSVWFGAVIRGDTATITIGRGSNIQDGSVLHADVGVPTTVGDNVTVGHQVMLHGCTIGDESLIGIGATVLNGAKIGKNCLVGAGALVTEGKEFPDGSMILGSPARVVKSLSPEQIEGLRRSARSYIANAARYRKGLKKVG